One Chiloscyllium plagiosum isolate BGI_BamShark_2017 unplaced genomic scaffold, ASM401019v2 scaf_1206, whole genome shotgun sequence genomic window, NNNNNNNNNNNNNNNNNNNNNNNNNNNNNNNNNNNNNNNNNNNNNNNNNNNNNNNNNNNNNNNNNNNNNNNNNNNNNNNNNNNNNNNNNNNNNNNNNNNNNNNNNNNNNNNNNNNNNNNNNNNNNNNNNNNNNNNNNNNNNNNNNNNNNNNNNNNNNNNNNNNNNNNNNNNNNNNNNNNNNNNNNNNNNNNNNNNNNNNNNNNNNNNNNNNNNNNNNNNNNNNNNNNNNNNNNNNNNNNNNNNNNNNNNNNNNNNNNNNNNNNNNNNNNNNNNNNNNNNNNNNNNNNNNNNNNNNNNNNNNNNNNNNNNNNNNNNNNNNNNNNNNNNNNNNNNNNNNNNNNNNNNNNNNNNNNNNNNNNNNNNNNNNNNNNNNNNNNNNNNNNNNNNNNNNNNNNNNNNNNNNNNNNNNNNNNNNNNNNNNNNNNNNNNNNNNNNNNNNNNNNNNNNNNNNNNNNNNNNNNNNNNNNNNNNNNNNNNNNNNNNNNNNNNNNNNNNNNNNNNNNNNNNNNNNNNNNNNNNNNNNNNNNNNNNNNNNNNNNNNNNNNNNNNNNNNNNNNNNNNNNNNNNNNNNNNNNNNNNNNNNNNNNNNNNNNNNNNNNNNNNNNNNNNNNNNNNNNNNNNNNNNNNNNNNNNNNNNNNNNNNNNNNNNNNNNNNNNNNNNNNNNNNNNNNNNNNNNNNNNNNNNNNNNNNNNNNNNNNNNNNNNNNNNNNNNNNNNNNNNNNNNNNNNNNNNNNNNNNNNNNNNNNNNNNNNNNNNNNNNNNNNNNNNNNNNNNNNNNNNNNNNNNNNNNNNNNNNNNNNNNNNNNNNNNNNNNNNNNNNNNNNNNNNNNNNNNNNNNNNNNNNNNNNNNNNNNNNNNNNNNNNNNNNNNNNNNNNNNNNNNNNNNNNNNNNNNNNNNNNNNNNNNNNNNNNNNNNNNNNNNNNNNNNNNNNNNNNNNNNNNNNNNNNNNNNNNNNNNNNNNNNNNNNNNNNNNNNNNNNNNNNNNNNNNNNNNNNNNNNNNNNNNNNNNNNNNNNNNNNNNNNNNNNNNNNNNNNNNNNNNNNNNNNNNNNNNNNNNNNNNNNNNNNNNNNNNNNNNNNNNNNNNNNNNNNNNNNNNNNNNNNNNNNNNNNNNNNNNNNNNNNNNNNNNNNNNNNNNNNNNNNNNNNNNNNNNNNNNNNNNNNNNNNNNNNNNNNNNNNNNNNNNNNNNNNNNNNNNNNNNNNNNNNNNNNNNNNNNNNNNNNNNNNNNNNNNNNNNNNNNNNNNNNNNNNNNNNNNNNNNNNNNNNNNNNNNNNNNNNNNNNNNNNNNNNNNNNNNNNNNNNNNNNNNNNNNNNNNNNNNNNNNNNNNNNNNNNNNNNNNNNNNNNNNNNNNNNNNNNNNNNNNNNNNNNNNNNNNNNNNNNNNNNNNNNNNNNNNNNNNNNNNNNNNNNNNNNNNNNNNNNNNNNNNNNNNNNNNNNNNNNNNNNNNNNNNNNNNNNNNNNNNNNNNNNNNNNNNNNNNNNNNNNNNNNNNNNNNNNNNNNNNNNNNNNNNNNNNNNNNNNNNNNNNNNNNNNNNNNNNNNNNNNNNNNNNNNNNNNNNNNNNNNNNNNNNNNNNNNNNNNNNNNNNNNNNNNNNNNNNNNNNNNNNNNNNNNNNNNNNNNNNNNNNNNNNNNNNNNNNNNNNNNNNNNNNNNNNNNNNNNNNNNNNNNNNNNNNNNNNNNNNNNNNNNNNNNNNNNNNNNNNNNNNNNNNNNNNNNNNNNNNNNNNNNNNNNNNNNNNNNNNNNNNNNNNNNNNNNNNNNNNNNNNNNNNNNNNNNNNNNNNNNNNNNNNNNNNNNNNNNNNNNNNNNNNNNNNNNNNNNNNNNNNNNNNNNNNNNNNNNNNNNNNNNTGCCATCCTCCCCCGCCACTGCCTCTCTCCCCTGTCACCCTCTCTCGTCACCGTCTCTCTCATTCCACCACCAtctctccctccctgtctctctctctctcttccccatctccttgcctctctccatctcctgccctctcccatctctctccctcaccctcccctctcctgtctctctcccacacccctgcctctctctccctccatctctttTCCTCTTCCTCCCCCTCCCCTGCCTTTCTCCCTGATGATGTGGTTTCTGTTTGTGACCCTACACAGTTCGAAGAGCAAGTGATTTTGGTGAACCGTGAGGAGCACACTGACCACAGGCAATGGACACAGCAACACCTGGACGCTGCTGATCTCCGACTGCCCACCATGGCCCCTACCCCTCCTCAGGGAGAGACTGAGTCTGACTGTATGGACGTCAATGTCAGAGGCCCAGGTAAGTTTCCGGGCCAAATACTATAAATATACGAACACACCAAATACAGAGCATCATAAAATTTATATATGTTCTATAATACAACCCTGTAATACTCAGTAAATATTGGTTTTTCAGGAATGGCCAAGGAATTGGGGTggggatcaggatttggggcaAAATATAAGAtgagacaggttagatgcaggatgGATATTCTTAATTGTgaggggagcccagaaccaggggACCTAGTTTAAGCATAAGGGGCaagccttttaggactgagatgagaaatgttaTCAtccagcctgtggaattcattacaacAGAAAACAGTCAGTGTCAAAATAATGGAAGAATTCAAGAAGGTGTTGGAtgtagcacttggggctaaagagatcaaaggacatggggggaaagtgggaacagttggatgatcagccaggatcataatgaatggaggagtacactcaaagggctgaatggcctactctcgtttctattttctatgtttgtatatGGTTTTGGGAGTGGAGGTTTGGGGTTGTGGGTGATGGTTTGGGGTTAATGGTGAAGGTTTGGGTTGAGGGTGATAGTTTGGGGTTGAGGATGAAGgtatggggttgggggtggggattgGGAATTGAGGGTGAGAGTTTGGTGATGGGGTGTAGAGTGAGTTGAGAGGGTAGAGGTGAAGTGTTCGGAGGTTGGAGTGAGGGATTCAGGTTTTTGGGAGCTTGGTGTGCATTAGAGTTATGGGGAGGAGGCTGAAGTTACCATTACCTGATATCCACCTATTACTAACAATTGACGTTATCCTGCCAATTTGCCTCCTAGATGGGTTCACCCCCCTGATGATCGCCTCGTGTAGTGGAGGGGGTCTGGAGACAGCGAACAGTGAGGAGGAAGTAGATGATGCTTCTGGGAACCTCATCTCCGACTTCATTTACCAGGGGGCCAAGCTCCACAACCAGACTGACCGGACGGGTGAGACTGCCCTGCATTTGGCTGCACGCTATGCCCGTTCCGACGCAGCCAAACGCCTCCTAGAATCAAGTGCAGATGCCAACATTCAAGACAATATGGGCAGGACCCCTCTGCACGCTGCAGTTGCTGCTGATGCCCAGGGAGTTTTCCAGGTAAGACCATCACCTGTTACTGATTTCACCAAAAGTCATCACTCCTGTGACtaattttgcccaaaacattcaCCACCATTACCAATCTCACCAAAAAGAACCATTCCCACAATTGACTCACTAAAAATGATCACCTACACAACTGACTCACCAAAAACAATCACCTCCTTTGCCAATTTCACCAAAAACCATCACTTTCCCCACTAACTTGCTGAAAAACAGCCACCTCCAAGATCAATTTCACCAAAAGCACCACGTCCACTATCAATTTTGCCCAAAATAATCACTTCTGTTACCGATTTCACCAAAAATCATCACCTTCACTGCCGATTTCCCCAAAAACCCATCACCTCCAAGCCAATTTCCCCTAAAACCATCACCTTCGCTATCAATTTCCCCAAAACCATCAGCTCCGCTACTGGTTTCACCAAAATGTCACCAGGTTGATATTGAATCAGATAGTTGAATGGGGAACAGTCTCAAGATGCAGAATAGCCTCCAATTATTCCTCCATACTCTCTGTGCTCTCCCCTGCTGATACTGACCCATGTTTTATTGTCTACTTGGCAGATCTTGATCCGGAACAGAGCCACGGATTTGGATGCGCGAATGCATGACGGAACCACACCATTAATCCTGGCTGCACGGTTGGCTGTGGAGGGAATGGTGGAGGAGCTGGTGAACTGCCATGCTGACGTCAATGCCGTGGATGACTTTGGTATGGAACTCACATCACCAAATAGGAATATAGCAGGATTCCAGAGGGGCCTGTAATTGGAACAAATGTATTGGCAGGGCTCACTGATTTGGAGTTGGATAGTTGAGGTCAGGGGTCGCTATTTGCAGGTGAATTGCTACAGCCAAGTGTCAGTGATCAAAGGCATGTTGTTAGGGTCAGGAGTCACTGATTAAAGATAGATTGTTGGGATCAAAGGTCATAATTGGAGGTTGATTAATGggagggcttatccccgaaacgtcgattctcctgttccttggatgctgcctgacctgctgcgcttttccagcaacaaattttcagcggTTGATTAATGGGGTCAAGGGTCACTTATTGGAGGTAGACTGTTGGGGTCAGGGGGCCAGCGATTGAATGCAGAGCGTGGGTTCACTATTTAAGTGACAGATTGTTGGGGTACACAAACTGAACCTGGAGTCAACTCCAAGGTTGCTGATATTGAAGAACAGTCTTCTCTTTCCAGGGAAATCTGCTTTGCACTGGGCTGCTGCTGTCAATAACGTGGAGGCAACATTGGTCCTTTTGAAAAATGGAGCCAATAAGGACATGCAGGACAACAAGGTAAGTCGGAGCTATGCTGACACAGGGTGGATGGGGAGGTAAGCAGCAGGGAGTAGAGATAGATGGGTGACACAGGATGTTCagaataattggcaaaagaaccagagggcGAGGAGGACAGGAATCAGATTCAATGGGAACTTTCTAAAGAAATTGGAAAAATGTAAGGGGTAATGCCAAGAGAGCAGTAACTAATTGGATAACTCTTTCAAAGctctggcacagacacaatgagctAAATGTCTCCCACGCTGTATTATTTGCCGTTACACGTGGCGTCAGGATGGGAATTTGTGGTTTTGACTTTCCAGAATCTTCTGGTGCTGAGCTGTGTTaatctctgtttctctatcctcACTCAGGAAGAGACCCCACTGTTTCTGGCAGCTCGGGAAGGGAGTTATGAGACGGGCAAGCTCCTGCTTGAGCACTTTGCGAACCGTGAAATCACTGACCACATGGACCGATTGCCCCGTGACATTGCTCAGGACCGCATGCATCATGATATCGTGAGGTTGCTGGATGAGTATAACCTGGTGAGGAGTCCTCAGGTGTCAATGGGCCCCAATGCCACCACCCTCTCCCCGACAATCTGCTCACCCAATGGCTACGTGGCCAACCTTAAGCCGGCCAGCCATGGCAAGAAGACCCGGAAGAACAGTGCCAAGGCTGGGAGTGGCAAGGACTCCAAAGAGGCCAAGGCAAAGAGGAAGAAATCTCAGGACGGGAAGGGAAGCCTGTTGGACAATCCAGCTGTCCTGTCTCCTGTTGATTCCCTGGAATCT contains:
- the LOC122547666 gene encoding neurogenic locus notch homolog protein 1-like, yielding PDDVVSVCDPTQFEEQVILVNREEHTDHRQWTQQHLDAADLRLPTMAPTPPQGETESDCMDVNVRGPDGFTPLMIASCSGGGLETANSEEEVDDASGNLISDFIYQGAKLHNQTDRTGETALHLAARYARSDAAKRLLESSADANIQDNMGRTPLHAAVAADAQGVFQILIRNRATDLDARMHDGTTPLILAARLAVEGMVEELVNCHADVNAVDDFGKSALHWAAAVNNVEATLVLLKNGANKDMQDNKEETPLFLAAREGSYETGKLLLEHFANREITDHMDRLPRDIAQDRMHHDIVRLLDEYNLVRSPQVSMGPNATTLSPTICSPNGYVANLKPASHGKKTRKNSAKAGSGKDSKEAKAKRKKSQDGKGSLLDNPAVLSPVDSLESSHTYLSDVASPPLLTSPFQQSPTIQLNHLQGLAGDGQLNLGHLSMGSKQEMALSGSNRMVFESVAPRLSHMPSSNGQALGNTSMGMKLGGAGTVSGQCDWLARMQAGMQQNVYSALRNPVQSQAGRLQQNQHGMMTSLHNGLPNTALSPIVSYQGLANTTRLSQPHLIQQQSQAMQPLNTMPTGNAHPTSQSYCNGDSRQNDLSPMGANNLPMHMVSAQETQLVQTSMPTSMSQSMATTQFLTPPSQHGGYSSMDNTPNHPFPLADHPFLTPSPESPDQWSSSSPHSNMSDWSEGISSPPTSMHSQMGHLSDQVFK